A stretch of Arthrobacter sunyaminii DNA encodes these proteins:
- a CDS encoding metallopeptidase family protein gives MLPEDFETAVDDAIDTIPADLAAAMNNVAIFIEDEYIPDPGEDPATELLGLYEGTPLTERDSWWDAGSLPDRIVIFRGPLMRMCSSRDELVDEIRITVIHEVAHHFGIDDERLHELGWG, from the coding sequence ATGCTTCCCGAAGACTTCGAGACCGCAGTGGATGACGCCATCGATACCATCCCCGCGGACCTGGCCGCCGCCATGAACAACGTCGCGATCTTCATCGAGGACGAGTACATCCCGGACCCCGGAGAGGACCCCGCAACCGAGCTGCTGGGCCTGTACGAAGGCACCCCCCTGACGGAACGGGATTCGTGGTGGGATGCCGGTTCCCTTCCGGACCGCATCGTCATTTTTCGCGGGCCACTGATGCGGATGTGTTCCTCCAGGGATGAGTTGGTCGATGAAATCCGCATCACGGTTATCCACGAGGTCGCCCATCATTTCGGGATCGACGACGAGCGCCTGCACGAACTTGGCTGGGGGTAG